The DNA segment CAGGGATAGAGATATCAGAATCGTGGACAATATTCTTATTGGCCTGaggagagatggagagatggagagatgTGAGAGTAATGCAGCTAAGAGGTTTGGAAAATATGGGTGGTTCATGATTGGACTATTTAGCAAGGAATGGAGAATGTTTGGTTGAGAAAACGTAGGTGGGTTTGATATTGAAGTAGGCTGGTTTGAAATTTGTGTACTCTCAGATAAAGATGGCATGGTGCTAGGGTTTGTTAACAGACCAACACGTGATGTAGGTATGGGTAATGATGGTCTTATAGTAGTTGGAAGAAGAGGATTGTGACTTGTCCCCAGTGGATTGGAGGAGTTATGGTACCTACCAAAAGACCACGATCTAAACAACAATTGGGAATAAAATGACcttcttggggggggggggggaactttTGCAGGAAGACGACTAGCAAGTTCAAGCATGAAAAGATCTTGAGGAACTTCATGGATTTGTACCCATCAACATATTGAAAGGATCCATCTTCACTCACACTCCCCTTTTCCAGGACAATCAAATTTCCTCCAACAGACCATGGTCCTTTAGTAAGAACATTGGTCATATCCATTAGATGCTGAAACTGAAAGAGGAAACGATTACCCTACAAGGAATGCGCATTCCATGCATTAAGAAATGCCTATCACAGCTTGACTCCGAAATGGTTTACATTGCGATACTTGACCCACTAGAGTAAGCTACCATTGTCTTGTTAGATTTTGTTCTAATGCTTCATCTAAAAAGAAAGGTTCCTCCTCTTCAAGAGGCAGGAACTCAAGTTTTCTTACTCGTGGTGGTGGTGAGTGAATGGTAGGATATTAGGGTTGAGGATCAAAACCTGGTGATGGAGATCGATTGTCAAGATTATGGATTATTGTTACAGGTCTGCAAAGATCACTAGACAGGATGGTTGGCATCCATTGTAGACAGACATCAAAGCcagagaagaaattgaaaaaacacAGCAGATTTGCCGGAGAAATCAATAGAAGAGAACAAGTTGATCACGACAGATTGCCGGAGAAATCTTCTGATGTTATTGTTCTTATAGCATTCAGGTCAAGAACCACGTTTGCTTATTGCGCGCCATTGTAATCCTTCTAGGCCGGAAAATTCTATTAAAAGAGAAACTACAGGAAAGAAAagatgttttttcttttggtatggACTTGACAGAATTAATTCCAAGGATCTTATTTCCTATATCACCAAGCCCCACCTCAACACTCCCTTGTTAGCTCTCTCAATTGTGAACAATAtttgttcaaaaaaataaaaataaattgtgAACATCATTTTCTTAGCCTCTCAAATCCTGCTGCGACTTGTGAACACTTGTAACATGATCCATGATTACTGAATTTTTCTGTACTACAAGGGGTTGTCAATGTTTGCCAGAATTAGcagttttgtttctaaaaaaaaaaaaaaaaaaatcatcggCAGAACTATTACCAACATTCATCTTTTTAGGACCACATAGTTGGTTAATTGGTTCTCATATATTGCAGAAAGGTGACCCCATCACAAGTTGAAGCGGAAAAATTCAAGCTCTTGGGACAATAGGAGATTGCCTCGGTTTTTTTAAGAGGATCATAATTTATAGTGAGAACCTTGGTAGTTATTATCGTCCATTACAAGGATTAATTTGAGAAAAATGTGTTTTGTATATCAAATACATGGAAAACCTTTCATGTTTCTTTACCCAATTTCACATTGAGATATCACGTGTATCTTTTGTCTTGCACTCATTTAGAAATGGCATAATTGAGAAATGTTTCGTGCCATCTGCAACAAAATATAGCAATCCCTCCAAGATCTTGCACTTCTACCTAATTGGCCTTCTTTGAGTTGTCACGGTGCCTCAGTCCAAGATGTTGGCTCCGAGCTTCATAGCTATCTTCCATCTGAAGACGGATAAAAAGAATTATCAATAACCAATAATAGAATGGAGGATGAAAACAAAGTACATTAGAAATAACAGTTTCAAAATGGCCCTACCAGAAAATAACGGGATACAATGTCAGAATCTTTAAGATACACGGGAAGATCCAATCCAATAACTGCAAAAGACCACTgaaccaaaagaagaaggaaaaaaacttAATagatgtatttaaaaaaaaaaaaatcatttatctAGTATTACAGTCAAATATTAGCAGTTAATGTGCTACGAATTAATGATAAAACTACTCTTTCATCCCCCCGAAGTGCCAAAAACTCCCCCCCGGGCGAGTGTAAGGGGAAGACAAGATGACTCTACATGGCAAGACTCCCACAATAAGAAGTTTAGAATGACTTGTGATACTTCATTGTTGTACGTGTCACCTGAAGAGTGAGTAAGACATCAAGATGGATCAACATATATGCCACCTCAACATCCACTTGTAAAGTTGTCTAATATCTAGATCCTACAAAGCATCCAGTCCCCTCAATCCTTTAGTTAATTTTTTCATGAAGATTTTATTCTTGCATGGCTCCTGTTAGTCCCCCACCACTAAAAGGGTACAGAATATGCAGATAGATAACAGTAAGCCTATAGCCAAAAGATCTAGACGGGCAACCACTACACAtaaaaccccaccccccccccccccccaccccaaaaaaaaaaaagaacaatacaGATACCTCAAAAAAATCCTTGTCCTCAATCTGTAATTTCTCCCATATAcggattttaatttcagccaAAGTCTCGTCTTCATGAATGATCAAGAGAAAGGGGGATTCAAAGTACTGTAAGAGAtgttgaaaccaaaatattagAACATTTGTATGGttgattttataaataaatgagcTTCATCACTCTACAATGACTTTCTACCTTCAAATACGAGTGACGGTATGAAGataatatttaatattttttttacctGTAGCTCTTGGTCCTGATCATGGTCGAAGTGGCAAACGCGAATCAACCAATCCTGAGGACCAAGCTTTTCCTTAGGAATCTGCAGTAACAATCAATGCTTTAATACCTATCTACAGTACCTTCAATTTGCACTAAATATGAATTTAATGTTTTAAAGCCCATGCTTCAACTTGTTTCAAAAGCATGTAAGCAAATCTagctgaaaatttgaaatggaaGAAGAGAAACTCCCAATTTTTTTGGTGGAGTGGGGCAGGCAGTGGAACTGTGGGATTCTGGGGTTGGgactttaaataaataaataaattagaaaatttaTTCAAGCAAAAAACCACTCTCCTTTTCCGCATCAAAAGTTTTCAAAGCAAGACTTTACCATTCTTACTCATTTATCTTTCCCAATGGTTCTCTCCCCcgcaaaaagaaaatcaacaaaacTAAATTTTAGAATTCAGTAgttgaaaaaaattatttcccttgtattcttaaaatattttcagGCATGCTATACCATAACCAAAAAATCAATTTAAGAAGGTTCCTGTAAAAGTTTCGGTCATGGTTTGTAATTTCGACCGTATGTCCGTATCGCAAGTGCCCGAAACAATATACCATGGTAATTTCAAAAAAGAATTTAGTGGTATGGCAAGCACTACCTCACCTTGCCTTTAGTTAACCCAGTGGCTTCTGCTATCCAATTTTGCATTTGAGACTTTTAAAAGTCCCCAATTTCAACAGATTTCAACCATTTTGATGAGTTCAGCCATTTTGGTTTAACCAACCCTCATAAAATGGGCTTTTGTTTCCCACGAAACAAGCCCATTTCATAAAAATCGACTTCTCCCCTCCTCCCAACAAACATGTCGACTATAAGAGGTGGAAAACATAGAAAATCAATCAagatttcttgaaatttctccatcaatctTTCATTCTACACTTGAATCTTACACAACCAAAGTACATCTACCAGAGGGTTCTTGGAGCAAAAAGATAAACCCCATTTTTCCtaaatatcattttcttttgtacATTGTACTCGTAAATATAGtagaataattttaatttttattatttgttttgcatcctctacattatgttttgtttgttttaatcatgtattttctatttttagtcAGTAACTTATAGAGAAATTTTCTTGTAGCACCCCAAAAAATCTCCATAACTAGGGGTGacccccaaaaatgaaaataatatccaccGCACCTCTAATTTGGAACACCGTTAACTTAAAATGTGAAATGACTTTTTACCCTTCTACttaatccttctttttttttttcttcctctgttGTGTCTGTCTTCCATCTTCA comes from the Macadamia integrifolia cultivar HAES 741 unplaced genomic scaffold, SCU_Mint_v3 scaffold367, whole genome shotgun sequence genome and includes:
- the LOC122068279 gene encoding ubiquitin C-terminal hydrolase 13-like, giving the protein MQNWIAEATGLTKGKIPKEKLGPQDWLIRVCHFDHDQDQELQYFESPFLLIIHEDETLAEIKIRIWEKLQIEDKDFFEWSFAVIGLDLPVYLKDSDIVSRYFLMEDSYEARSQHLGLRHRDNSKKAN